A region of the Leopardus geoffroyi isolate Oge1 chromosome C2, O.geoffroyi_Oge1_pat1.0, whole genome shotgun sequence genome:
AGACCTTGGTTTCCATCTATGAGTTGATACCTTACATCCCCTTTAAGGACCCCCTCATAGGTACTGGGTTCTTCCAGTCTTTAGCATTTTAGGAATTCTTGAGGACAAAACTGACCTGCTTTCTATGGCTTCCTTCTCTGTAGGAAGTCAGGTTTCAGCTTCTGTGCTCTAAGTCAGGTGCCCatttatctttttgctttctgtcttccaaaaatctgttattttcatttgtcttctccCGTATTTGTCTGTGAAGGGtttagagctttaaaaaaaagttactattcTTTTACTCTCAGCTTAGTGTGAGTTCCAAAGAGAGCAGAGCTACTGCTTATTTTCAGTAGGTCCTGTTTGGCCCTCACTCCTACTATGGTGGCTTCTCATTTTCTAAGCCCTCGGTCTTCTGATTCTCCAGAAAATAGGATCCTCCATTTTGAGCTTTCTagacactttaaaaaagatatctaCCCAGCCTTTTCCTGGGACTACCTAGCAAAGCCCTATTTGTTCTGTAGTTAATATGCAGTCAGAAACAAGTCAATGTGAATTAACTTTTGTAAACATCAATTAAAAGTTAGGAatttggggtgctgggtggctcatttggttaagcgtggGGCTcatgaatttggctcaggtcatgatctcgtggtttgtgggttcaagccctgtattgggctctgggctgacagcatgaagcctgcttgggattctctttcctcctctctctctgcccccctccctcactctttcttcctcaaaaaaaaaaaaaaaaaaaattaggaatatatccatttcttctgagttgtccaatttgttggcatataggttttcataatatcattacaattgtttgtatttctgtggtattgcttgttatttctcctcttcctttagtaattttgtttatttgggtcctctgtctctctttttttaattggctagaagtctatcaattttgttgatcttttcagagaaccagctcctggtttcattgatctgttatactggtttttttgtttgtttgtttgtttctttttttagtttctatatcacttatttctgctctaaaatttattatttccttccttctgatggttttggttttgtttattctttttctagcctgtttaggtataaagttaggttatttgagaattttcttgcttcttgaggtaggcctgtattccTGTACACTTTCCTCTTAGAGCCACTTTTAGCATATCccagattttggaccattgtattttcattttcatttgtttttgtgtaattttttatttcttctttgatttcttgtttgacccattcattgtttaatagtgtgttatttaacatccatgtatttatatcctttccagattttttcttgtggttaatttctagtttcatagtgttgtaatcagaaaagatgcatggtatgacttcagtttttatgaatttgttgagacttgtttgtgGCTAATATGTGAtttgttctggagaatgttccacgtgtacttgaaaagaacgtgtattctgctgttttaggatggaatgttctgaatatgtctgttaaatccatctggtccagtgtgtcatttagagccactgttttcttgttgattttctgtttggatgatctgtccatcatttagtggggtgttaaaataccctgttattatattattattgattattttttaaagatttttttaaatgtttattatttttgacagagagagagagacagagcatgagtggggtaggggcagagagagagggagacacagaatccgaagcaggctccaggctctgagctgtcagcacagagtccgatgtgggacttgaactcacggactgtgagatcatgacctgagccaaagtcggacactcaaccaactgagccacccaggtgccccttattattggttcttttatgtttgttattaactgttttatatatttgggttccaccattttgggtgcataaatatttacaattgttatatcctcttgttgggtTGTCCCCTTCATTATTATATAGTATCCTTCCCAGAAGGAAgtattagcaaggatgtggagaaaaaggaactctcttgcactgttggtgggaatacaaattggtgcagccattgtggaaaacagtatggagctcctcaaaaagttaaaaatagaataccctACAATCtaggaattgcactactgggtattgacccataaaatacaaaaaaacactaattcaaagggatatatgcacctctgtttattgtagcattatttataacggaaaaactatggaagcaacccaagagCCCGTTAATAGATGagtggatgaagaagatgtgacacacacacacacacacacacacacgcaaaatggaatataactcagccataaaaaaataatgaaatcttgccattcgcaataacatggagagagctggagagtatcatgctaagcaaaataagtcaaaaaaagaccaatgccatatgatttcactcatatgtaaaatttaagaaacaaaaccaatgagcaaaggaaagagagaaaccaagaaacagactcttaaccaatttttaaaaattaaaaaaaaaaacaacaacgttgatttatttttttagagagaaagagtgaccaagggaggggcagagagggagacagaggatctgaagcagctctttgctaacagcagagagcctcatgcagggcttgaactcacaaaccacgacctgagtcaaagttggatgcttaccgactgaactacccaggcgcccctaaatcttttttttaagtaggccccatgcccagtatggggcttgaactcatgaccttgagatcgagtcacatgctgtaccaaatGAGACAGCCAGGCCCTctaagaaatagactcttaaccagagagaaaaaactgatggttaccacaggATATGTGGGTGGGAGGATAGGGGAagtaggggatggggattaaaagGGACAgttatcatgataaaaaaaaaaagattaaatgacttaaaaaaatgaaaggagctATTGATTTTTATAGAGGAGCACTCTATAAACTGGAAGGTACCACCCAAAGATAATGCTtgttatatcaaaaaaaaaaaaaaaagtgaccttaagatttttttttagtaattacCAATCTATGTTTAGCTCCCTAACATACTCCTCATTTAGCAAATCAGACTGTAGTTATTTTGCCACATGCTTCCCACCCTTCCCGTCCTGCCTGTATAGAGCTATTGACGTTCACAGTTTTTTTCATGGGAGTTGGTGTTATTTAAATGGCAGATagatcaaagataaagaaaaaaattagggaaCTCTTTGGGATAAAGATATAGTTCAATTCAAGTGAAGTAACTCTGAGAAATTTCCTCTTAATTGTGAAATAAGACTCATAAGGTAGatgagtttttctcttttgactATGAAGAGGAGAGTAGCGACTGGGAGTTAAAACTTTCCCCTTAGACAAAAGGGCAGTTGTAGCATTTCCTAAACTCACAGCAATTATTTTTTGTACAATTGCATGGGCACTTTCGGATTCAAAGGTCCTTTTTGTGGGAGGTAGGTGAATTTAAATAgttcttttcatctttcattaGTATATAACTTTTTCgcatatgtattttgtttctgcAGGAGTACAATCAATTTCTTGAGGGTAGAGCATGTTTCTGACACATCTTAGCATCTCTGAGTGCCAGAAAAAATAGGTGCTTACCATCAGGATCAGGTAATGTGCATaagttcatttaatttaaaaaaaaattttaaaacatttattttgagagagagtgagagcaagcagggtaggggcagggagagagagagaatcccaagcaggctctgcactgtcagcacagacagagcccaatgtggggcttgaactcacgaactgtgagatcatgacctgagccaaagtcaggagttggatgcttaaccgactgagccacctaggcgcccctcatttaatttttgtaacaaCTACTAGAGAAGAGctattactctcattttatagatgaagaaactgaggcacgagaTACAGCTCCAATAAGAAGTCCAGCTGGAATTGACTTCACTTGGCTGATTAACCAGGTTAGGTAAATCCTACCCTAGTATCCTGCAGCATCTGTCTTCAGTGAACAGGTCAGGTACTTTCTGGAGAGAGATCTGCGACTTCACAGACCTTGCAGAATAGGTTGTAGGACTACTTGCTAATAAATGTTTGACGAATTTGGCCCGAGGCCATCTTTCACTTTAACACACCATCTGAGATAAGATGGTGGAGAAGCCCTGTAGCTCAACTTATCTCTTAACTATCGGAGGCTACTTCTGTCTGCCCAAAAGAAGCTAATAAGTGTGAATGACCAAATTGACAGGttactttataatttccttctccTTAGTTATCTCCATCTAGAAGAAATCTAGTCTCAGAGAGTCTAATAATGTCTTGTGAAGATTTATCATACATTTCCATGTGGTCGCCACTGGGGCTATGGTCTCTGACGTGGAGCCCTTGCTGCAGAATGTTAGCCTGTGGAACACAGTGGGGCCTGTGGGCTGAAATTTCAAGGAAGCAGCAGTTAGAAATTTAACGTCTCCAAACACTGCAGATTTCCTGGATATTTCCAATATCAATGAAGAAGCCACTGAAGTTAAATGATTGCAGCTGTTGCAAtggcccctcccaccttccttttGGTCCACTGTCAAGGAAATCCTGTGTTAGTGACCCTGTCTCTCTTGTACATCTATCTCATATGTCCCCATTGCAAGCTCCCCTATCTCAACTGGCTCCATGTTCCAAAAACACTGGAGATTTTTGTCCTAGCTGGTTGTTTGGTATCCCAAGTAGTCTCGTAATTGCTTGTGAATTACAGGTCTATTTAGATTTTGTGATGAGAAACACAGAATtggtacttttaaaatgttttaaaaagtaaaaaatatatatgaatataagcAATGAATCAAAACCTATAACCTAGGTATAAAGTCGATTATCCACTATAATTGGTGAAACTATGGACCATGCTCTCCAGACTGATTTCATACaaacatttaagttttcatttcacaGTAATTTGAAAAGTAATATGCACAGGGTAAAATTTGGAGTTCTTGTTTATTCCTAATTCATCTAGAACAGTGCTGATGGAACTTTACAGAAAGTTTtaatctgtgctgtccaataagGTAGCCACTAGTCATACATGATTACTGAgtacatgaattttttaaaatttttttaatgcttatttatttttgagagagagagagcaagcaggggaggggcagagagagagagggagacacagaatctgaagcaggctccaggctctgagctgtcagcacagagcttgacgtagggctccaactcacgagctatgagatcatgacctgagctgatatcggatgcttaactgagtgagccacccagatgcactgACTATTTAGTACtttaaatgtggctagtgcaacagAGGAATTgagttttaaattgtttaaatagTCACTTGTGACTCATGGCTACCTTATTAGAACAGATCTAGAATACAGTGATGACCTTGTAACAGGATAGTCTGTTATGTTGCAGCCACAAAGAACCCTAAAATCTTGATTTATAagaacaaagatttatttcttaacttGTGTTATCTGCCCATTTGGGGTTGGCTGGGGACCCAGGCAGATAAAGTAGTCACCATCTCACATGTTGCCAGTCATCATGGAGAGTCTTGCACTAGTACTTAAATCCTCTGGCTCAGAAGGGACGCACATCACTTTCTACTCACAGCTTACTGACCAGGACTAGTCACAGCCCCATCTAGCCAGGGAGCCAGCAAAGCTGTGCCAGGGGGCAAAGAGCCTCAGCAATGACTGGCACAGATATTAGCCTCCCTTTCAAAATACGGAGGAGTTCCTAAGAGGTAAAGAAAGTAGTATTACcttgtgttttcttaaaaagtgGGAGAATTGAATTACTTTAGAATTATCCTTTATCTCCTTGATACTCATTAGCATAGATTTATTAACAGCAGgtaaaatgtgaaaagtaaaaaacTCAAAcactttgattaaaaagaaaaaaagactcaggacacctggatggcttagttggttaagcgtccgacttcggctcaggtcatgatcttcaggttcatgagttcgagcactgcattgggctctgtgctgacagctcagagcctggagcctgcttcggattctgtgtctccctctctctgtgcccctccctcgctcatgctctgtctctctctctctctctctcaaaaataacttaaaaaatttaaaaaagaaaatggctttaaaaaagaaaaaaacactatatAAAGTTAGAGCTGACAATAGCATGTCTTTTTAATTACACACAGAAATATCATTTAATATGAAGTTCTGCAATGTAAGCAGCAACCAATggatttttatatgtttgggatgaaaacggaatgggagaaaacgtatttcttatttttcctggTGCAGAACACGTATGGTGCATTTTTCCCTAGCAAGGAATAAAAAATCCTTGTCTTTAAAACTAGTAATTTCCTCACTAGGAACATTTGTGGATTGTGactgcctttaaaaaatgaaaaaaattaaatattaactgaCCAATGGATTGTTTCCTTCCAGACTATACCATAGAATCATAGAATGATCTAGTCCAATATTTATTAGCATGTCTTGATTGTTTCTAGAATATCTATAATATTGTTTGAACACTCAAGACATAAGAGGCTCACCATCTGATAACAGATTTCCTATAAAGCAGGAGCATTATCAGGAATTTCCTCCTAACAAATGTTTCAATGTCAAGACACGGAAAGATGGAACTTGGTTGCCAGTAAGAAACTGCACCAACGTTACAAATGCAAACCAAGCCCTGgtaaataatattaatgatgataatgattttGTCACACGCCAAAAATGTCATATAGGTTTTACATTATGAGGATCCTATAGATATTAAATATCTGTAGAATGTAATTGAACCAAATGACACTCAAGAGAAATTTTGAACATGTGCAAATCAAGCTGCCTATTAGCAACAAGAACTACGTCAGTCATCCTGTTCCTTAGTGAATCACAACCATCTAAGCCATTCATGCAGCACaacatttgtttgtttccagGATCCATCAGGGTAGTCTACAGCTGGTGACATGGCAAGAAAGAGGAGGCTGCAGAGACTGAACAAACAGCATGCACTGTGgtatcctttatttaaaaattgtgagcTAACTACAGTTGTAGTGttctcatttaccattctgatgGCATAATAAACTGCGAGAACATTAACACAATTTCAAGACATTAAAAATCTGTAACAAacacaccacacatgcacacacacacacaacatacatgcacacaaaggTTATAGTCTTCTAAACACAGTTAAGTGAAGAAAAGCTTCAAAAGCtctaaatcaaattttaaaacccTTTATTATAAACCGTGGCAATACtgtggctattatgaaaaaattgtaactgctaaaaaaagcaaaaagaaaaaatactggcAAATTTGAAACTAGCAgcaaaaagcagataaaaatagaATGGAAGGTAACATAAGACTACTATCAAAGTTCTGAAGTTGATCCTGTGTAGGGTTGCACTGAAGTCATTTCAAATTGGTTCTTGAGGAACTATTAAAAAGTCCCTTCAAATATGAAATTGCTGCACTTTACaaacagtggaaaagaaaaaagtatttggaatgttacacacacacactcagaggaAATGTATTAGGCATATTAGTTTATAGTCTTTGTTTATGACCTtcaaaaagtttataaagaaaaatttaagtgcCAATGtagtgaaagaaaaatttctaaagaTGCAAGTCTGAGTGCATTTATCAGGTCTAAGAATACATTTGAAGGCTGGGGGGCAAGGCATGACTGATGCACATTCAAGAAGAAAACATCGTGGAACCCATAAGGTAGGTACAGTCCTCTGGAGAGTGTTTAGAATTGAAGGCGTGTTAAACTCAGACTACCCTGAAGGAGATTCCAAAGTATGTGCAGTTCTACAGCCCTTCATCAGTTGAAATCCGTTTCACAGCAGCCAATAAATAATTAAGACTAACTTTTTAGGAAACTGGTTTTTCATACATTCAAACACAGAAATCTTTACCACACATGCAGAGCTGATCTTCTATAACAGCACAAATACGAATCCTGGTTTCAGAAGAAAAGCACAttagcaaggatttttttttttttcacaggtTCTTACAAAAATGTCTGAAGCTGCTAGACATCTGCAAAGAGGGGATAAGTTTAGATTTCCTACTGATTTTGGAAGAAAAGAGATTCTATTCTCCTAAAGAAGCCAGCCACCCATGAGCAGGGGACCTGTCTTCAGAATCTAAGAAGCATAATGTCCTTAGTGCTTAAACTCATGGCAAATTCAGATCCAGAAAAACGGGTAGATACATCAGGGGAGAGAAATGAAGTTTGAATGTGTACAGTATACTTTGGAATAAAATGTGCCTCATACGTTCAAATGGCTCAACTGCTTTCAGAATGGCGTGCTGCAGGGCTGGAGGAGACTCGGTTCTCTGCAGTTaggagctgggagagagagaTCTCTTTCTCCAGGGACCTTCTGGGCTGTGACCACAGGGCCTTATTTTTCATGAGTGCTTTCAGTTAGGGAATTTATGACCTTACCCAGATAaagatttcttttggttactttctctttaaaatcaacTGATCAGGCAAGTTACTGGTAGTTATCTTAAGGTGCCAGCTAATTCAAATTAATGCCCATCAATAACTGCTGCTAGGTGTCAACTGCTGTTGCAGAACAATCAACCCCCAAAAGACCTAACTAGATAATCTATCACACTGGGTGCTTTTACTATCTTGGATTTTTTGAGCTTTAGAGAAATAGTCTTTGTAAGACGACTTAGAAACTGCTTCTCTCTGGCTTtcactcttcctcttcttcctcttctccttccccttccccttcctccatgGTTTCCACAATGAGCTCTGCTGTGCAGGTGGCTTCTCCGAGGCTGTTGACAGCCTTGCAGGTATACTTGGCGTCGTCATCCCCGCAAACATCACTAATGATTAAAGAGCAGTTCCCATCCTCGTCGTAGTCTATCTGGAAGTGGCGGGACTCCCGGATTGACTGGTCATCTTTGAACCAGACAACTTCAGGGTCTGGGTATCCTGCAGCACAGGGAGGGAACACAAGTTTCTTATCAATTCGTGCAAGCAATTCGTAAGCAACCTCTATTGATTAACGGGGTACAGGGAAAGTATCATGATGTTGGCTTTTAGCATCTGTTTTGAGATTTACATTTGGATATGGGCATATATTGTAAATACTGATATCCAAAACCCCGCAAAAAAAGGTGTCATATAGTCATGTCACTTACCATCCACGTGGGGCTTGTACTGCCTCCCACCTTTATACAGATCTAGAGTACTACCTGGAACACAGCCTTGACTCCAACTGCACTCCTAGAGCTAAATAAATAGGTCCTTGGACgaaaagaaaatttcttgtataatagttaaataaatttttttaatgtttacttagttttgagaaagaaggagagaaagcacgagtggaggaggggcagagagagagggagacaggatctgaagtaggctctgagctgacagcagagatgctcgaactcacaaaccatgagatcatgactggagccgaagtcagacactaaactgactgagccatccaggcgcccctgttctcttattttttatttaaatgtgtttaagttcggggtgcctggctggctcagttggttgagcacgacctttggcttaggtcgtgatctcatggttcatgagtttgggctttgtgctgatagggcagagcctgcttcagattctctgcctccctccctctctgcccctcccctgctagtttGGGcgtgctccctctccctctctaaaaaataaataaatattaaaaaacattttttaaataaaaaaaaaagcaaataggcACGAGAGATCTTTggagatgatggaaatattctaaaattggttGTGTGATTGCATAATTCTGCAAATCTAACAGAAGATCATTTAACTGTACACATAAAataggtaaattttatggtatgtaaattataactcAAAGCTAATGACAGCTCTATAATAAATTAGAGGAGCTGATAATATTGCTTAAAAGAAAAGCCATTATTTGTTTTAGTCTGATCCAAAGACAGATAAACTACTTATGGATAACTGGAAACTGGCCACATGGGTTAGCCTCATTTTATATGTTAGTCATGTTTATGCAAagttcagcatttaaaaaatattatatcggggtgcctgggtggcacagtcggttgggtgtccgacttcagctcaggtcacgatctcgcgatccgtgagttcgagccccgcgtcaggctctgggctgatggctcggagactggagcctgcttccgattctgtgtctccctctctctctgcccctcccccgttcatgctctgtctctctctgtctcaaaaataaataaacgttaaaaaatttaaaaaaatattatatatatatatacacacacacacatacacacacacatcatatttatgtattatatatgatatatatacacacacacatataggtcTTTACaaatatacaggggtgcctggatggctcagtcagttaagcattcaactcttgatttcagctcaagtcatgatctcatggttcatgagactgagccccatgtccagctctgtgctgacagtgagaagcctgcttgatattctctttctctctctctctctctctctctacccctcccctgtgctctctctctctcaaaataaataaactttaaaaaaatatatatatacgtacatatatatgtatatgtacgtatatatatatttatacaatctGAGTTCTTAAATTTGGGAGAAAtacttttataggaaaaaaattacacataagAACTTAAGAattctaggggcgcttgggtggctgagtcggttaagcgtctgactcttggtttagacttaggtcatgatcttgtacataatttcgagccccgcattgggctccaagctgaaagcacggagcctgcttgggattttctctctccctctctctctgcccctcccctgctctctctctctctctctctcaaagtaaacttaaaaaaaaaaaagaatttaagaattataacattcttttcaagtagaattttgtttttatcaaaacTGCCTCCATATGCTTTAATTCCTTCTCAGTGTTTCAGTGGAAGTTATGCAAATATGAAGGAATAATCCTagacagaaaagtacaaagatgataatcattatgttgtaataatgtttaaaaaggaaaaaaaggaaaaagaacttcAGAAGACCAAAAACAGTGTGGTGATGGAGAGAATTCGGAGTTTCTCGCAGTGCCCCCCAATCTGCACACTTCCACACTAGCAAAGGCAACACAtccaccttttttgtttttaattgaatgagAACAGAGAAAGATTATGATAGGCACTGCATTTATAAGGCAGTTTGAGAATATAATGATGCAGGAAATAAACTGTTTTCATTCTTCACTTTGGATTGCTTTACCCAAAAGGCATTATCTAGTCATACTGCTGGAGAATTTTAAACTGTAGGAGGCACGATTTGTTCTGACTGCTGTCCTGTGCTATGCAGCCTTAGTAAAGTTGCTTAATGAACTTATGTGCTTTATTTGGTCAGAATGAAATGGGAGATAACCCTCCACTTGAGTTGGCATGCAGTAGTCACAAACTGGAAGCAAAGGACCTGTCTTTTTTTGCCCTTATCTTTCTAGAATGTTGCAGTCTGTGGAAACTGAAATGCTTTGTGTCACCAACATTGCTAATTTCTCAGGTGCTATGCTAAGATCCCTTAAGTTCTCTTGAGCACTGGCAACTCAATTCTGCTGCCACATTATTCTTGGCAGGAGGAGCAGCATGGGGAAGATGGCATAGGCGTCTGGATCCCAGCTTCCCTCACGTTGAATGTGAATGAAGTCACATTGCATGCTCAATCTCTGCACTTGCCAATCCCACACCTTTTTCCTGGACTCCATGACAGCTTGAACAGACGTAAAAGGTTTCCCCCTTTCACCTATGTCCTCTCCCAGCATCCCCAGAACGACTCAGGCATTAGACATCATCAGGTAAGGGCCAGAGGCTCAGAAGAGTTAAATCACcacccaagttcacacagcccACAGCTGAGCAGAAGGGCCTCTGACTCCACATCCTCTTCATGCCAGCCTTCCTTTGAAGCTTCTTGTGGGCAGTTCACAGGCTTCCCAGAAGCCTGCAAAGCTCATTTCATTAAGCCTCTTCCATAGCCAAATAGGTCTGTGATGAACCACTCACATCAGTGGTTGATATGAATACGTAGAATATCAGAGGTGCCCTAGGCGAGTCACTGAATGGCACCAACCTTCAGGAGGCGGAGTGGGGGCAGTGGGCCAACTCCTCCTGACCCAGTTATCTTCGCTTGCGTCCTGGCTGCCCAGAACTGACATTCTGCCTGGGGCACACAGCAgggcccacccacccaccacgcCACACTTTGGTGTGGTCAAAGTCAAGGGAAGAACCGCTACAACTTACCTTCAATCTTGCAGTCAAACCTAGCAGCGCTTCCCTCCACAACTTCTAAATCACGGATGGTCTTAGAGAAATAGGGTTTTACATGGGGCTTTTCCTCAGCAACAGCCTCAAGGAAAGCTTGGGACACATCTTCtaggagacagggaaggaaacacGGTCAGTTCTTCATTTCCTATTCTCTTCCCTGGTTTAAaaaagttgattttctttttaagttgctGTAATTCAGCAAATAATGTGGCTTAGGGGACTGAGTCAAGTACACCTTTCTCCTGGGGACAGGTTGGCCTGCCGCCACATGGTTTTGGCAGAAGAGAGAACTGTGACAAAACTGTGGAAATGTTTGaactccctccttcctttatgCTGACacactgaaaaaggaaataatctttaaaaaggatttttggCTGCATTCCATGCTGTCTCAGGATTCAGTGCAAGGGATCGAAGAAGGACAAACCATACCAGCTGTCCCGATCTCTGTCCCTGCTTTGCCCTCCCTCCTATAGTAGCAGGCCCTTCACCTGCTCCTTGGAAAGGGGGTCCTAGACATGCCTTCAATTTACCAGTAGTTCTGTTCTCCACACTCACCCTGCCTTCACAATGTATGACTACGGAGCAGGATCTGGGATTGGTCCAGGGAAAAGCTGTGACTTGGAGGGGCTCCTATATACTCTCCCTTCCCTTCAGGCTATTTCTGGGTCATCTGGGGAGTGCGGATCAGGAGCGACCAGGCCCACGTGTTGCAGACTCTGCCCCCAGCTGCATCAGAGCAGCCCAGCAAGCAGCCTCGCCAATTACCCGGCTTTTATGCACAAGAGGGATCCAGACCTAGCTTCTCACCTTTGGATGCCAAAAACACCAGGCAGCGGGAGTTAGGGGGGTGTCTTTGGCCAAATGAGGCGCCTCAAGAAGGTAAAGGCCAGACCCTGCATGCACCTGGAGCATGGAAGAGGCCAGAGCCTTCACTGAGGAGATGGTCGGGGCAGCATCTCAAAGGCGGTGTGCAAACAGCTAACTAGCCCTACTGGTCTCCAGGAGGAGCCCCGTCACGCGCAGTCTACCCCATTCAAATGGCATGTTTCAGCATCGTGACAAGTGCCAAAGGAA
Encoded here:
- the MYLK gene encoding myosin light chain kinase, smooth muscle isoform X7, with the translated sequence MAMISGLSGRKSSTGSPTSPLNAEKLESEEDVSQAFLEAVAEEKPHVKPYFSKTIRDLEVVEGSAARFDCKIEGYPDPEVVWFKDDQSIRESRHFQIDYDEDGNCSLIISDVCGDDDAKYTCKAVNSLGEATCTAELIVETMEEGEGEGEEEEEEE